From Aquabacter sp. L1I39, the proteins below share one genomic window:
- a CDS encoding tripartite tricarboxylate transporter permease, whose translation MDTLSSILLGLNQAILPVNLFWCFTGALLGTLVGVLPGLGPAATVAILLPFTMGLDPVTALIMLAGIYYGAQYGGSTTAILLNLPGEASSVITAIDGYRMARNGRAGVALATAGIGSFIAGTIATFVLAFFAPALAEVGLMFGPAEYFAVMVLGLLTSVVLARGSLPMALGMVFTGILVGLVGQDVQTAVPRFTLGLEDLSGGVNFVIVAMGMFGIGELVRDLENPENRTVIRTTLASLVPSRRDFRRMAMPILRGTGIGSVLGLLPGSGALLASFASYAVEKRVARPPEGFGNGAIEGVAGPESANNAGAQTSFVPLLTLGLPANAVMALMAGALIMQGIAPGPTLISEHPTIFWGVIASMWIGNAMLLVLNLPLIGLWTSLLTVPFRYLYPAIIIFCAIGTLSLNNAPFDLWLLAGFSLAGYVFSKLECDPAPLIMGMILGPALEENFRRAMSVAKGNPAIFIHRPIAATLLALAVLLLVIMLLPKVNAAREEAFQE comes from the coding sequence ATGGACACGCTGAGCTCCATTCTTCTGGGCCTCAACCAGGCCATCCTGCCCGTCAACCTGTTCTGGTGCTTCACGGGCGCGCTGCTGGGCACGCTGGTGGGCGTGCTGCCCGGCCTCGGCCCGGCCGCCACGGTGGCCATCCTCCTGCCCTTCACCATGGGGCTCGATCCGGTCACCGCGCTGATCATGCTGGCGGGCATCTATTACGGCGCGCAATATGGCGGCTCCACCACCGCCATTCTCCTGAACCTTCCGGGCGAAGCCTCCTCGGTCATCACCGCCATTGACGGCTACCGCATGGCGCGCAACGGCCGGGCGGGCGTGGCGCTGGCCACCGCCGGCATCGGCTCCTTCATCGCCGGCACCATCGCCACCTTCGTGCTCGCCTTCTTCGCCCCGGCTTTGGCCGAGGTGGGGCTGATGTTCGGGCCGGCGGAATATTTCGCCGTCATGGTGCTGGGGCTTCTCACCTCGGTGGTGCTGGCGCGCGGCTCGCTACCCATGGCGCTGGGCATGGTCTTCACCGGCATCCTGGTCGGCCTCGTGGGCCAGGACGTGCAGACCGCCGTGCCGCGCTTCACGCTGGGGCTCGAAGACCTCTCCGGCGGCGTCAATTTCGTCATCGTCGCCATGGGCATGTTCGGCATCGGCGAACTGGTGCGCGACCTGGAGAACCCGGAGAACCGCACCGTCATCCGCACCACGCTGGCCTCCCTGGTGCCGTCCCGCAGGGACTTCCGCCGCATGGCCATGCCCATCCTGCGCGGCACCGGCATCGGCTCGGTGCTGGGGCTGCTGCCGGGCTCGGGGGCGCTTCTGGCCTCCTTCGCCTCCTATGCGGTGGAAAAGCGCGTCGCCCGTCCGCCGGAAGGCTTCGGCAATGGCGCCATCGAGGGGGTGGCGGGGCCGGAGAGTGCCAATAATGCGGGCGCGCAGACCTCCTTCGTGCCCCTCCTCACGCTGGGCCTGCCCGCCAATGCGGTGATGGCCCTCATGGCCGGCGCACTCATCATGCAGGGCATCGCGCCGGGGCCGACGCTCATTTCCGAGCATCCGACCATCTTCTGGGGCGTCATCGCCTCCATGTGGATCGGCAATGCCATGCTGCTCGTGCTCAATCTGCCGCTCATCGGTCTGTGGACGAGCCTGCTCACGGTGCCGTTCCGCTATCTCTACCCGGCCATCATCATCTTCTGTGCCATCGGCACGTTGTCGCTGAACAATGCCCCCTTCGATCTGTGGCTGCTGGCCGGCTTCAGCCTCGCGGGCTACGTCTTCTCGAAGCTGGAATGCGATCCCGCGCCGCTCATCATGGGCATGATCCTCGGCCCGGCGCTGGAGGAGAATTTCCGCCGCGCCATGTCGGTGGCCAAGGGCAACCCGGCCATCTTCATCCACCGGCCCATCGCCGCCACCTTGCTGGCGCTGGCCGTCCTCCTGCTGGTCATCATGCTGCTGCCCAAGGTGAATGCCGCCCGCGAGGAGGCGTTCCAAGAATGA
- a CDS encoding NAD(P)/FAD-dependent oxidoreductase yields the protein MSGAPAKPPHVAVIGAGIVGVCSAIALLKGGHSVTLIEPGAPGGEQAASYGNGAWLSPASIVPMSMPGLWRKVPGYLRDPEGPLTISPRHLPRLAPWLVRFLAAGWSVEKVTRTAGLLAGLLRDAPARHAQLAANAGQGDLIRRDGLLYAYPDRAAFAADALGWRLRRENGVAWQELEGAALAAFEPALSPRYGFAALVEAGGHCLDPGAHVTGLARHAQALGARRVSARATGFTFANGRLAAVATDQGPVPCDRAVIAAGARSGALAALAGDRVPLESERGYHVEVEDPAAAPRIPVMPSDGKMGNTVTRGGLRASGQVELSSLDAPPDWRRADILLRHLVATYPGLGPASALKVRRWQGNRPSTPDGLPVIGRASGCPDIFHAFGHGHVGLASGPVTGEMVAALVTGAPSPLPLEPFSCVRFH from the coding sequence ATGAGTGGGGCGCCGGCAAAGCCGCCCCATGTGGCGGTGATCGGGGCGGGGATTGTCGGCGTGTGCAGCGCCATTGCGCTCCTGAAAGGGGGACATTCGGTCACGCTCATTGAACCGGGCGCACCGGGCGGCGAACAGGCGGCGAGCTATGGCAATGGCGCTTGGCTCTCGCCGGCCTCCATCGTCCCCATGTCCATGCCAGGCCTCTGGCGGAAGGTGCCGGGTTATCTCCGCGACCCGGAGGGACCGCTCACCATCAGCCCGCGCCATCTGCCGCGCCTCGCCCCCTGGCTGGTGCGCTTTCTGGCGGCGGGCTGGAGCGTGGAGAAGGTGACGCGCACCGCCGGCCTCCTGGCGGGCCTGCTCCGCGATGCGCCGGCCCGGCATGCTCAACTGGCAGCGAACGCCGGGCAGGGCGACCTCATCCGCCGGGACGGCCTGCTCTATGCCTATCCCGACCGCGCCGCCTTTGCCGCCGATGCGCTGGGCTGGCGCCTGCGGCGGGAGAATGGCGTCGCCTGGCAGGAACTGGAGGGCGCCGCGCTCGCCGCCTTCGAGCCCGCCCTGAGCCCCCGCTATGGCTTTGCCGCGCTGGTGGAGGCGGGCGGCCATTGCCTCGATCCCGGCGCCCATGTGACGGGCCTCGCCCGCCATGCGCAAGCGCTGGGCGCGCGCCGGGTGAGCGCCCGCGCCACCGGCTTCACCTTTGCCAACGGACGCCTCGCTGCGGTTGCGACCGACCAGGGGCCGGTGCCGTGCGATCGGGCCGTGATCGCCGCCGGTGCCCGCTCTGGTGCGCTGGCAGCCCTGGCGGGGGACCGTGTGCCGCTGGAAAGCGAGCGGGGCTATCATGTGGAGGTGGAAGACCCCGCCGCCGCGCCCCGCATTCCCGTGATGCCCTCCGACGGCAAGATGGGCAATACGGTCACGCGCGGGGGCTTGAGGGCTTCGGGACAGGTGGAATTGTCCAGCCTCGACGCCCCGCCGGACTGGCGGCGGGCGGACATCCTGCTGCGCCATCTGGTGGCCACCTATCCCGGCCTAGGCCCGGCCTCCGCGCTGAAGGTGCGCCGCTGGCAGGGCAACCGGCCTTCCACGCCCGACGGCCTGCCGGTGATCGGCCGCGCCTCGGGATGCCCGGACATTTTCCATGCCTTCGGCCACGGCCATGTGGGCCTCGCCTCCGGCCCCGTAACGGGCGAGATGGTGGCGGCCCTCGTCACCGGCGCCCCCTCGCCCCTGCCGCTTGAGCCCTTTTCTTGCGTTCGCTTTCACTGA
- a CDS encoding PLP-dependent cysteine synthase family protein: MTASSPCLPCPPLAPLPPSPDRDWTRKAIALLRGDGRRSADTHLVKPVFKGLTGISVYLKDESTHPTGSLKHRLARSLFLYGICNGFIRKGTTLVEASSGSTAVSEAYFAHLLDLPFIAVMPRSTSRQKISAIEHFGGTCHFVDHSSEVYVAAERLALEHGGHYLDQFTNAERATDWRGNNNIAESIFDQMKGEPHPEPEWVVMSAGTGGTSATIGRYMRYHSMSTRLCVVDVEHSAFYASYMSGDREVTCLHPSRIEGVGRPRVEPSFIPGVIDHMIKIPDAASIAAMHVLSERLFRRVGGSTGTNFYGLCWIAASMMAEGREGSLVSLICDSGDRYAATYYDADWLARAGIDITPHRERLEAFLDSGDPSLMNVG; this comes from the coding sequence ATGACCGCCTCTTCCCCTTGCCTACCGTGCCCCCCGCTCGCGCCCCTGCCGCCCAGCCCCGACCGGGACTGGACGCGCAAGGCCATTGCTCTCCTGCGCGGGGACGGGCGGCGGTCCGCCGACACCCATCTGGTGAAGCCGGTCTTCAAGGGGCTGACGGGCATCTCGGTCTATCTGAAGGACGAATCCACCCATCCCACCGGCAGCCTCAAGCACCGGCTGGCCCGCTCGCTGTTCCTCTACGGCATCTGCAACGGCTTCATCCGCAAGGGCACCACCCTGGTGGAGGCCTCTTCCGGCTCGACGGCGGTGTCGGAAGCCTATTTCGCGCATTTGCTGGATCTGCCCTTCATCGCCGTCATGCCGCGCTCCACCAGCCGGCAGAAGATTTCCGCCATCGAGCATTTCGGCGGCACCTGCCATTTCGTCGACCATTCCTCGGAGGTCTATGTGGCGGCCGAACGCCTCGCCTTGGAGCATGGCGGGCACTATCTCGACCAGTTCACCAATGCGGAGCGGGCGACCGACTGGCGAGGCAACAACAACATCGCCGAATCCATCTTCGACCAGATGAAGGGCGAGCCTCACCCGGAGCCCGAATGGGTGGTGATGAGCGCCGGCACCGGCGGCACCTCGGCAACCATCGGGCGCTATATGCGCTACCATTCCATGTCGACGCGCCTGTGCGTCGTGGATGTGGAGCATTCCGCCTTCTATGCCAGCTACATGTCGGGGGACCGGGAGGTCACCTGCCTGCACCCCTCCCGCATCGAGGGCGTGGGGCGGCCGCGGGTGGAGCCCTCCTTCATTCCGGGGGTGATCGATCACATGATCAAGATCCCCGACGCCGCCTCCATCGCCGCCATGCATGTGCTGTCCGAGCGGCTGTTCCGCCGGGTGGGCGGGTCCACCGGCACCAATTTCTACGGCCTGTGCTGGATCGCCGCCTCCATGATGGCGGAGGGGCGGGAAGGCTCGCTGGTCTCGCTCATCTGCGACAGCGGCGACCGCTATGCCGCCACCTATTATGACGCCGACTGGCTCGCCCGCGCCGGCATCGACATCACCCCCCATCGGGAGCGGCTGGAGGCTTTTCTCGACAGCGGCGATCCAAGCCTCATGAATGTGGGGTGA
- a CDS encoding SRPBCC family protein — MPGTVRFHHVLTTRPDKVYRAFIEADALAKWLPPNGFTCMVHHLEAREGGSFRMSFRNFTTGGSHAFGGTYRALVPGALLRYTDRFDDPNLPGEMEVTVKLTAVSVGTQVEIEQAGIPDAIPVDACYLGWQESLRNLARLVEPEIN; from the coding sequence ATGCCCGGAACCGTCCGTTTCCACCATGTCCTGACCACACGCCCCGACAAGGTCTATCGCGCCTTCATCGAGGCCGATGCTCTGGCCAAGTGGCTGCCGCCCAATGGCTTCACCTGCATGGTGCACCATTTAGAGGCGCGCGAGGGCGGCAGCTTCCGCATGTCGTTCCGCAATTTCACCACCGGCGGGAGCCATGCCTTCGGCGGCACCTACCGCGCCCTCGTTCCGGGCGCCCTCCTGCGTTACACGGACCGCTTCGACGACCCCAACCTGCCGGGCGAAATGGAAGTGACGGTGAAGCTCACGGCCGTCTCCGTCGGCACGCAGGTGGAGATCGAGCAGGCGGGCATTCCCGACGCCATCCCGGTGGACGCCTGTTATCTCGGCTGGCAGGAGAGCCTGCGCAACCTCGCCCGTCTGGTGGAGCCGGAGATCAATTAG
- a CDS encoding ArsR/SmtB family transcription factor — translation MPDETGHPALDEMELGAMFAALADPLRRQVVLTLAASQDTVRHCSAFDLPVTKATRTHHFRVLRESGLIRQVDCGNARTNRLRWDDLRARFPDLVALLQAEAEAQAAHGTREGAARPDPEATRI, via the coding sequence ATGCCCGACGAGACAGGCCATCCGGCCCTCGATGAGATGGAACTGGGCGCGATGTTCGCCGCCTTGGCCGATCCTCTGCGCCGACAGGTGGTACTGACGCTCGCGGCATCGCAGGACACGGTGCGCCATTGCAGCGCCTTCGACCTGCCGGTGACAAAGGCGACGCGCACCCATCATTTCCGTGTGCTGCGGGAATCCGGCCTCATCCGGCAGGTGGATTGCGGCAATGCCCGCACCAACCGTCTGCGCTGGGACGATCTGCGCGCCCGCTTCCCGGACCTGGTCGCCCTGCTCCAGGCGGAGGCAGAGGCGCAGGCGGCGCACGGGACACGGGAAGGCGCAGCAAGGCCGGACCCCGAGGCCACCCGGATCTGA
- a CDS encoding quinone oxidoreductase family protein produces MTESRTVQLEAFGGLEVLKLVTLDVPAPGPGAAQVRHTAIGFNFIDIYQRQGIYPLPVPTGLGFEAAGVVEAVGPGVEGVAVGDRVAYMNAGVGAYAQCRNVPAEKLVKLPDTVSDEAAATLLFKGMTAQYLVRHTHKVVPGDVLLVHSAAGGVGQILARWATALGARVYGTTSSPGKRDAALAAGCLEVVDLNDPDWPDVFVAAAGSKARVVYDAVGKDTLLRSLDCAAPFGLVVSYGAASGKAPAIAPDLLGAKGCLFLTRPSVFPHNADPATFRANAADLFDAIAKGHVKVDIGARFTLDAIAEVHRAAEARAVTGAILITP; encoded by the coding sequence ATGACTGAAAGCCGGACGGTGCAGTTGGAGGCCTTCGGAGGGCTGGAGGTGCTGAAGCTGGTGACGCTGGACGTGCCGGCGCCGGGCCCCGGCGCGGCACAGGTGCGGCACACCGCCATCGGCTTCAATTTCATCGACATCTACCAGCGCCAGGGCATCTATCCTCTGCCGGTGCCCACCGGCCTCGGCTTCGAGGCGGCGGGCGTGGTGGAAGCGGTGGGGCCAGGGGTGGAGGGTGTCGCGGTCGGGGATCGCGTCGCCTACATGAATGCGGGCGTGGGCGCCTATGCGCAATGCCGCAACGTGCCCGCCGAGAAGCTGGTCAAGTTGCCGGACACGGTCTCCGACGAAGCCGCCGCCACCTTGCTGTTCAAGGGCATGACCGCCCAGTATCTGGTGCGCCACACCCACAAGGTGGTGCCGGGCGACGTGCTGCTGGTGCATTCGGCGGCGGGGGGCGTGGGGCAGATCCTCGCCCGCTGGGCGACCGCCCTCGGGGCGCGGGTCTATGGCACCACCAGCTCGCCGGGCAAGCGCGATGCGGCGCTGGCGGCGGGTTGCCTGGAGGTGGTGGACCTCAATGACCCCGACTGGCCGGACGTCTTCGTGGCGGCGGCCGGCAGCAAGGCCCGCGTGGTCTATGACGCGGTGGGCAAGGACACGCTCTTGCGCTCGCTGGATTGCGCCGCCCCGTTCGGGCTGGTGGTGAGCTATGGCGCCGCCTCCGGCAAGGCGCCGGCCATCGCGCCGGACCTGCTCGGCGCCAAGGGCTGCCTGTTCCTGACCCGCCCCTCGGTTTTCCCCCACAATGCCGACCCCGCCACCTTCCGGGCCAATGCCGCCGATCTGTTCGACGCCATCGCCAAGGGCCATGTGAAGGTGGATATCGGCGCCCGCTTCACGCTGGATGCCATCGCCGAGGTGCACCGGGCGGCGGAGGCGCGCGCAGTGACGGGCGCCATCCTCATTACGCCGTGA
- a CDS encoding APC family permease → MRREIGLIGLTFIGVSGVVGSGWLFAPLQSAQIAGPAAVISWVIGAVAMFLLALSFAEVSGMLPVAGGLGRLPQFSHGKTVAMVMGWSAWVGYSATAPVEVEAALRYLGPHFPALHQPGTTNLSWIGLTLASALIVAFTAINFYGVKFFTRVNTAITWVKLTIPVLVILMLLGTSFNLSNFTAMGGFAPMGAQGVLSAVSAGGVIVSYIGFRHVIDLAGETRNPGFTVPAALLFSVVICFLIYSGLQIAFIGALQPSDLANGWEKLNISGAYGPIGAVASAVGLAWLARVLNFGALVGPMGSALVSVGSTSRLAFALGENGFFPNKVATLSDRGVPDVALLLNLGVAIIMFVFFSFEEILQLCSSAITLSFAVGPVVLLTMRRLDPERKRPFRVPFATVVAGLGFVIATLVIFWGGWESVWQLGLCLLLGIVLFLVKAARTGFDDLDLPQAWWLVPYCVGVGLASYLGTYGGIGVIPRGPDTLLLILFSLAVLFMAVQRPLDRATYRRYVDEDRNLS, encoded by the coding sequence ATGCGGCGAGAGATCGGGCTTATCGGCCTGACCTTCATCGGGGTAAGTGGCGTCGTCGGCTCGGGGTGGCTGTTCGCCCCCCTCCAATCGGCGCAGATCGCGGGACCCGCGGCGGTCATCTCCTGGGTGATCGGCGCGGTGGCCATGTTCCTGCTCGCCCTGTCCTTCGCGGAGGTGTCGGGCATGCTGCCGGTGGCCGGCGGCCTCGGGCGCCTGCCCCAGTTCAGCCATGGCAAGACGGTGGCCATGGTGATGGGCTGGAGCGCCTGGGTGGGCTACAGCGCCACCGCGCCGGTGGAGGTGGAAGCGGCGCTGCGCTATCTCGGCCCGCACTTTCCGGCCCTGCACCAGCCGGGCACAACCAATCTGTCCTGGATCGGCCTGACGCTGGCGAGCGCCCTCATCGTCGCCTTCACGGCCATCAATTTCTACGGTGTGAAATTCTTCACCCGCGTCAACACGGCCATCACCTGGGTGAAGCTGACCATTCCTGTGCTGGTCATCCTGATGCTGCTGGGCACCAGCTTCAACCTCTCCAACTTCACCGCCATGGGCGGCTTTGCCCCCATGGGCGCGCAGGGCGTGCTGAGCGCGGTGTCGGCGGGCGGCGTCATCGTCTCCTATATCGGTTTCCGCCATGTGATCGACCTCGCCGGCGAGACGCGCAATCCGGGCTTCACGGTGCCGGCGGCGCTGCTCTTTTCCGTCGTCATCTGCTTCCTGATCTATAGCGGCCTGCAGATTGCCTTCATCGGCGCGCTCCAGCCCTCGGACCTCGCCAATGGCTGGGAGAAGCTGAACATCTCCGGCGCCTATGGCCCCATCGGCGCGGTGGCCTCCGCCGTCGGCCTCGCCTGGCTGGCGCGCGTGCTCAATTTCGGCGCGCTGGTCGGCCCCATGGGCAGCGCCCTCGTGTCGGTGGGCTCCACCTCCCGCCTTGCCTTCGCGCTGGGCGAAAACGGCTTCTTCCCCAACAAGGTGGCCACCCTCTCCGATCGCGGCGTGCCCGACGTGGCGCTGCTGCTCAATCTGGGCGTGGCCATCATCATGTTCGTGTTCTTCTCGTTCGAGGAGATCCTGCAATTGTGCAGTTCAGCCATCACGCTGTCCTTCGCGGTGGGGCCGGTGGTGCTGCTGACCATGCGCAGGCTCGATCCCGAGCGGAAGCGTCCCTTCCGGGTGCCGTTTGCCACCGTCGTGGCGGGCCTCGGCTTTGTCATCGCCACGCTGGTGATCTTCTGGGGCGGGTGGGAGAGCGTATGGCAGCTGGGCCTCTGCCTGCTGCTGGGCATTGTCCTCTTCTTGGTGAAGGCCGCGCGCACCGGCTTTGACGACCTGGACTTGCCGCAGGCCTGGTGGCTGGTGCCCTATTGCGTCGGGGTCGGGCTCGCCTCCTATCTTGGCACCTATGGCGGCATCGGTGTCATCCCGCGCGGGCCGGACACCCTCCTCCTCATCCTCTTCTCGCTGGCGGTGCTGTTCATGGCCGTGCAGCGTCCGCTCGATCGGGCGACTTACCGGCGCTATGTGGACGAGGATCGCAATCTCAGCTGA
- the hpaI gene encoding 4-hydroxy-2-oxoheptanedioate aldolase, translating into MPAPTNRFKAALAEGRTLTGLWLALANAYTAEICAGAGYDWLLVDGEHAPNHIQSLVAQLQVLEGGPSAAIVRPPVGETWMIKQLLDIGAQTLLIPMVESGAQAQTLVKAVRYPPHGVRGIGAALARASDFNRVTDYLVTADAEICLLLQVESRAGVAAIDDICAVDGVDGVFVGPADLAADLGFLGRPGAPEVVAAVEGAIARIRANGKPAGVLTSDPALAQRYHAAGATFIAIGTDVGLLAGAAARQLKDFPFPA; encoded by the coding sequence ATGCCCGCCCCCACCAACCGCTTCAAGGCCGCCCTTGCGGAGGGCCGCACCCTCACCGGCCTGTGGCTCGCCCTCGCCAATGCCTATACGGCCGAGATCTGCGCCGGCGCCGGCTATGACTGGCTGCTGGTGGATGGCGAGCACGCGCCCAACCACATCCAGAGCCTCGTCGCCCAGCTCCAGGTGCTCGAAGGCGGCCCCTCCGCCGCCATCGTCCGCCCGCCGGTGGGCGAGACCTGGATGATCAAGCAATTGCTGGACATCGGCGCCCAGACGCTGCTCATCCCCATGGTGGAGAGCGGCGCGCAGGCGCAGACGCTGGTGAAGGCGGTGCGCTATCCCCCGCACGGCGTGCGCGGCATCGGCGCGGCGCTGGCGCGGGCGTCCGACTTCAACCGGGTGACCGACTATCTCGTCACCGCCGATGCGGAAATCTGCCTGCTGCTCCAGGTGGAGAGCCGGGCCGGGGTAGCCGCCATCGACGACATCTGCGCCGTGGACGGGGTGGATGGCGTGTTCGTGGGACCGGCCGACCTTGCCGCCGATCTCGGCTTTCTCGGCCGTCCTGGCGCGCCAGAGGTGGTGGCGGCGGTGGAGGGTGCCATCGCCCGCATCCGGGCCAATGGCAAGCCGGCGGGGGTGCTCACCTCGGATCCCGCTTTGGCCCAGCGCTATCACGCGGCGGGTGCGACCTTCATCGCCATCGGCACCGATGTGGGCCTGCTCGCCGGCGCCGCCGCCCGGCAATTGAAGGATTTCCCCTTTCCCGCCTGA
- the hpaH gene encoding 2-oxo-hept-4-ene-1,7-dioate hydratase — MLSADQIAAEADLLDAAERTRVQTGLISLKHPGITLDEAYAIQDAWVKRKLAAGRQIIGWKIGLTSKAMQAALNINVPDSGVLLDDMAFDDGAVIAPDRFIQPRIEAEVAFVMKAPLEGPGIGVFDVLRATEFVTPALEILDTRILRVDPQTKKARTIVDTVSDNAANAGILLGGKALSPDATDMRWMGAIVSRNAEVEETGLGAGVLNHPARGIAWLANRLAQYGQRIEAGQVVLAGSFIRPIEARHGDTITADFGTAGTLSCHFA; from the coding sequence ATGCTGAGCGCTGATCAGATCGCCGCCGAGGCGGACCTGCTGGATGCCGCCGAGCGCACGCGGGTGCAGACGGGGCTCATCTCCCTGAAGCATCCCGGCATCACCCTGGACGAGGCCTATGCCATCCAGGACGCCTGGGTGAAGCGCAAGCTGGCCGCCGGCAGGCAGATCATCGGCTGGAAGATCGGCCTCACCTCCAAGGCCATGCAGGCGGCGCTCAACATCAACGTGCCGGATTCCGGCGTGCTGCTGGATGACATGGCCTTCGATGACGGCGCCGTCATCGCCCCCGACCGCTTCATCCAGCCGCGCATCGAGGCGGAGGTGGCCTTCGTCATGAAGGCGCCGCTGGAGGGGCCGGGCATCGGTGTGTTCGACGTGCTGCGGGCGACGGAGTTCGTCACCCCGGCGCTGGAAATCCTCGACACCCGCATCCTGCGGGTGGACCCGCAGACCAAGAAGGCGCGCACCATCGTCGACACGGTGTCGGACAATGCGGCCAATGCGGGCATCCTGCTGGGCGGAAAGGCGCTCTCCCCCGACGCCACCGACATGCGCTGGATGGGCGCCATCGTCTCGCGCAATGCGGAGGTGGAGGAGACCGGGCTTGGCGCGGGCGTCCTCAACCATCCCGCGCGCGGCATCGCCTGGCTCGCCAACCGCCTCGCCCAATATGGCCAGCGGATCGAGGCCGGGCAGGTGGTGCTGGCCGGGTCCTTCATCCGCCCCATCGAGGCCCGGCACGGCGACACCATCACCGCCGATTTCGGCACCGCCGGCACCCTGTCCTGCCATTTTGCCTGA
- a CDS encoding fumarylacetoacetate hydrolase family protein → MRPHFISLTHQGHAGYGLLTPEGIIDLSARNGARWPSLREVIADGALLSLAAEAAGLKADLDPASVRYEIPVPAPEKILCVGVNYPDRNAEYKDGQALPTYPSLFVRFPRSFVGHNEPLILPPESEQLDYEGEVVLVIGKAGRRIREADALDHVAGITLANEGTIRDWVRHAKFNVTQGKNFDGTGSIGPVLIPFEDEAQIADIALTTRVNGEVRQHDRTGRMMFPFRRIISYISTFTTLVPGDIILTGTPTGAGARLDPPVWLKPGDVIEVEAEGIGTLVNKVARENVHAER, encoded by the coding sequence ATGCGGCCGCATTTCATCAGCCTCACCCACCAGGGACACGCCGGCTATGGCCTGCTCACCCCAGAGGGCATCATCGACCTCTCCGCCCGCAACGGCGCCCGCTGGCCGAGCCTGCGCGAGGTGATCGCGGACGGCGCCCTCCTGTCCCTCGCGGCGGAGGCGGCGGGGCTGAAGGCGGATCTCGATCCGGCGTCCGTGCGCTATGAAATCCCCGTGCCGGCGCCGGAGAAAATCCTGTGCGTGGGCGTGAACTATCCCGACCGCAATGCCGAATATAAGGACGGGCAAGCCCTGCCCACCTATCCCTCCTTGTTCGTGCGCTTCCCGCGCTCCTTCGTGGGGCACAACGAACCCCTCATCCTGCCCCCCGAATCCGAGCAGCTGGACTATGAGGGCGAGGTGGTGCTGGTCATCGGCAAGGCCGGGCGGCGCATCCGCGAGGCGGATGCCCTCGACCATGTGGCGGGGATCACGCTTGCCAATGAGGGCACCATTCGCGACTGGGTGCGGCACGCCAAGTTCAACGTGACCCAGGGCAAGAATTTCGACGGCACGGGCAGCATCGGCCCGGTCCTCATTCCCTTCGAGGACGAGGCGCAGATCGCCGATATCGCGCTGACCACCCGCGTCAATGGCGAGGTGCGCCAGCACGACCGGACGGGGCGCATGATGTTCCCGTTCCGGCGGATCATCTCCTACATCTCCACCTTCACCACCCTGGTGCCCGGCGACATCATCCTCACCGGCACCCCCACGGGCGCCGGCGCCCGGCTCGACCCGCCGGTCTGGCTGAAGCCGGGCGACGTGATCGAGGTGGAAGCGGAGGGCATCGGCACGCTGGTGAACAAAGTCGCGCGGGAGAACGTCCATGCTGAGCGCTGA
- the hpaD gene encoding 3,4-dihydroxyphenylacetate 2,3-dioxygenase: MPIPKPNLYPAFNIVRLSHVEFAVTDLARSRAFYVDTLGLQVTDEDDETIYLRAMEERGHHCLVLRKAPVAEVAALSMKVYAEEDLDKARTWFANKGLPADFVERPYQGRTLATRDIFGTPLEFYFEMKRLEPIHQKYALYRGVKPLRIDHFNCFTQDVDASVAFYNEMGFRVTEYTEDEESKRLWAAWMHRKGGVHDIAFTNGRGPRLHHTAFWVPTPLNIIDLLDLMSTTGYLANIERGPGRHGISNAFFLYILDPDGHRIEIYCSDYLTVDPDLEPIKWDLKDPQRQTLWGAPAPRSWFEHGSLFAGTPTTEAILKAQPIIAP; this comes from the coding sequence GTGCCCATTCCCAAGCCGAACCTTTATCCGGCCTTCAACATCGTGCGCCTCAGCCATGTTGAATTCGCCGTCACCGACCTTGCCCGCAGCCGCGCCTTCTATGTGGATACGCTGGGCCTCCAGGTCACCGACGAGGATGACGAGACCATCTATCTGCGGGCCATGGAAGAACGCGGCCATCATTGCCTGGTGCTGCGCAAGGCCCCCGTGGCGGAAGTCGCCGCCCTCAGCATGAAGGTCTATGCGGAAGAGGACCTGGACAAGGCGCGGACCTGGTTCGCCAATAAGGGGCTGCCGGCGGACTTCGTGGAGCGCCCCTATCAGGGCCGCACGCTCGCCACCCGCGACATATTCGGCACGCCGCTCGAATTCTATTTCGAGATGAAGCGCCTGGAGCCCATCCACCAGAAATACGCGCTCTATCGCGGCGTGAAGCCGCTGCGCATCGACCATTTCAACTGCTTCACGCAGGACGTGGATGCCTCGGTGGCCTTCTATAATGAGATGGGCTTCCGCGTCACCGAATATACGGAAGACGAGGAGAGCAAGCGTCTGTGGGCGGCCTGGATGCACCGCAAGGGCGGCGTGCACGACATCGCCTTCACCAATGGCCGCGGCCCGCGTTTGCACCATACCGCCTTCTGGGTGCCGACCCCGCTCAACATCATCGACCTCTTGGACCTCATGTCGACCACCGGCTATCTCGCCAATATCGAGCGCGGCCCCGGCCGGCACGGCATTTCCAATGCCTTCTTTCTCTATATTCTCGATCCCGACGGCCACCGCATCGAAATCTATTGCTCGGACTACCTCACGGTTGATCCCGATCTTGAGCCCATCAAGTGGGACCTGAAGGATCCGCAGCGCCAGACGCTCTGGGGCGCGCCCGCGCCGCGCTCCTGGTTCGAGCATGGCAGCCTGTTTGCCGGCACGCCCACCACCGAGGCGATCCTGAAGGCCCAGCCCATCATCGCCCCCTGA